AGGATTATTTATCAATCAGCTTAAAATGTCCGTGAGGCAGCAACAGACAGAAAGCTTTAGAGATGTTCCTGAGAGAAGAAAGTCTTAGACTATTAATAAAGGCTGCAAGGAAACAGGACCTgttaaaaatattcagtttaacaTCACATAATCAATCATTTCTGATGATTTCAGAGGAAGAGTTTTGAAATCATTTACAACCATCACACTGAATACAACTTTATCAGAATTATGCAACTTTAAAACTGTAATATTGTAACTTCACTTCATACATAACACCTGAGTGAAGCTCAcgagtgtgtttaatgtgtatttaatgTGTGTCTAATATGTAGTTACAGTGTATTTGTGTGATCGCTAATGTGCAAACTGCAGTCTCTCAGAAACAGAAGTCTGACTGGTTCAAACTGGGAATTATTTGTAATTTCCTTCACACAAAATGACCTCATTCAGACTCCTCCTCTGTTAAACTGTTGAGCCTGACCAGCTGTTATCTTTCTAACTGTCAGACTCTGttatcacaacacacacactgacgggTGTTACCCAACAAAACacactgtaagtgtgtgtgtgtgtgtgtgtgtgtgtgtgtgtgtgtgtgtgtgtgtgtgtctatgtatgtgtgtgtgtgtgtgtgtgtgtgtgtgtgtgtgtgtgtgtgtttcgttaATAACTCTAACCCAACTTCATATTTTTAACCTAACTGAACAGTTCCCGGAGGGATTAATAAAGGGTTCTGATTGTGATCAGTTTGAGTGGTTCCACTGACCCGGTCAGTCCTTTCTATTTAAACTGGGCTGTACAGGTAAGACTGCAGACTCAGCCCAAAGCCTCCTGCTCTCAGCTGGTGCTCTACACAGGAACGTACGACTGCTTCCGGAAAACCCTTTCTAAAgaggtgaacacacacacacacacacacacacacacacacagacacagacacacacacttcttattGTTTGTTCTAACACAACGGTGTGTCCACGTTAAAAAGCAAAGTCaaactgtattttctgtcagGCGTTGGGTTAGTGACACTGAAACAAGATCATGTTCCACAGAAACAAGAAACACGTTTCTCTTccatgtgtctctttgtagtttgtATTATTTAAAGCTAACATACTTCTTCTCCGTTCTGAGTTCATGTTTAATGCCCTCATTagaagtctctgtgtgtgtgtgtgtgtgtgtgtgtgtgtgtgtgtgtgtgtgtgtgtgtgtgtgtgtgtgcgtgtgtgtgtgtgtgtgcgtgtctgtgtgtgtgtgcgtgcgtgtgtttgtgtgtgcgtgcgtgtgtgcgcgtgcgtgtgtgtgtgcgtgcgtgtgtgcgtgtgcgtgtgtgtgtgtgtgtgtgtgtgtgtgtgtgtgtgcgtgtgtgtgtgtgtgtgtgtgtgtgtgtgtgtgtcagggtgtCCTCGGTCTCTATAAAGGAATGGGTGCTCCCCTGGCGGGCGTGGCTCCAATGATGGCCATCAGTTTCTTTGGGTTCGGTCTGGGAAAACAGCTGCAGGCAGAAGATGACAAACCTCTAATGTAagtaacgcacacacacactcacacacacacacacacacacccctaaccctaactttgtTGAAGCTCTATTTTTAACTCTGTTGTCCTCTGCTTTCATTCGCGCTGTGGAGCTACTCCCCTCTCTGCTCATGTTACTCCTCTCGGTCTCTCACTTCCTGTTATTTTCTGCGTTTATAAATCTTTGTGGAAATGTCTGACGTGCTGCAGAGCTGCTGATGTTGCTCTGAACAACATTCACTCTaaagttcagaccaaagattcaggcagagatgctcacaagtctctgagcttGAGTCTCAGTCTCAGGTCTCAGGTCTCTGATCTCAAGTCccagtctcaagtctctgagcttgAGTGCGAGTCTCAGGTCTCTGAGCTTTAGTCTCAGTCTCAGGTCTCTGAGCTCGAGTCTCAGTCTCAGGTCTCTGAGCTCGAGTCTCAGTCTCAGTCTCAGGTCTCTGGTGGATATAATGAGTGCTGTATCACCTGCTGTGCTCCATCTAGGCTGCTCAGAAAAATGCATATCTATCTGTAAGGAAATTAAAGCATATACTCTGTTATTATGACTCCTTTATCTATTATCATACAGTATCGGCTGTGATTGGTTTTTTGGTATATAATAAGTGTAAACAGGCTATTGCAATATGTCAAAAAACACCAGGGATGCTTTACTTCCAAGTTAATAATGTGTTTAGCCTTGTAACATGAACATACAGTAAAGACCAAATATTGATGTACTCAGGGTATCAGGAAAATATTGCTAAAATTAATACCTGACTATTTTTCACTTAAAGAGCACAATGTAATGTGCACTGCTTCTACAACTAATGACATCCTATAACTGATCAACACATTCCCCAGACTCTCCATCCCAGTGTAACGTTAACTTAATGAAACTGGAACGTTACACGATCAACAATAAACCTGTAACCGGTTTACAGCCGACGTTGATAATTAACGTGTTGGCAGCCAAAGGGACGTATATGGTTGCATAACGTTAAATCCCCCGGAAAGtttggcaaacaaacaaaccaatgcTCATTAATCTTTTCATAACATCTAGCGAGCGACAGTCGGAGTTAACCTCCGTAGGTCGTAGCTAAAGCCAATGCTAAGCTAAACATGTTAGCTAACctatcagaataggttttcaGGTGCCTGATAGAATCAGACGTGGTTGAGCCAGAACCCTTTATGTTGATACCACATATTTAGCATTCAGCGACTCTTTGGTTTAGTTTGGGCCTTGTCTGTAAGCTTTACTTTGACTGTGTCTGTTGGTGTACTTAATAAGCAGTAAAACAGGTACAGGTACAGATGAAATGCGTAAGGTTAAGATTTGCATACAGTTGCTGCTGTGAGGTGGCAATACTTCACTATGCACTGTAAGGTAGGGCCCCAAAATGATTCTGCTTGGGCCCCCATATGTACCGGGCCGGCACTGCCACTGACTCTTCATGTTATTATTCTCTCTGGAAGTTAATAtgattgttatatatatatatatatatatatatatatatatatatatatatatatatatatatatatatatacatacaagtATTTCTTCGGTTTTCTCCTCAGGAATTCTCAGATCTTCCTCTCCGGCTGTCTGGCCGGCGTCTTCACCACCGCCATCGTTGCTCCAGGAGAGAGGATCAAATGTTTACTGCAGGTAACGTGTTCATTTATAGATCAATCTGATCATTATTCGTCCTTTATTAatcgattgattgattggtttgtaaaaAACATGAGAATGGCGTCAGAGCCCAAAGTTAAACCTTCACAATCTTTGTTTGGTCAAAACCTCAACATTgttaaacatttattaaaaataagatcAATAAAAGCAGCAAGTCTTTTTATACTGCGAAGTTTCATTCATAGGGAAGCGTCatgttgtatgttttatttagaCAGAAGCTCCATCTGTGCACTAACTGAAGCTGTCTAATAACTGGTGTATGGTAAAAAGTAAGATATTGCCCTCTGAATGGcagcagagtagaagtataaagtgacAGGAAAACAGGATAGTACTGCAGTAGTAAAGGTACTTTCActagagacagaaaagagaaataCTCAGACGGTACGTCTCTCTCTACCCCGTTCAGATATGTGCAGAGGCTTCTGTAACTTCAGGTTTAAATGTGTCACATCAGTCAGGAACTCAAGCTTCTTGCTTTGTCCACTCTCTAAAATGAATACTCTTTTAATGAAAGATAATTAAAGTATTGAAGTGTTGTTGTGTTCCAGGTGCAGGCCAGCGGCGGGCGGTCAAAGTATTCGGGTCCGATCGACTGTGCAGTCCGTCTCTATAAGGAGCAGGGACTCCGCTCCGTCTACAAGGGAACCGTGCTAACTCTAATCAGAGGTATACTATACAGTAATCAGAGATATACTACTCTACAGTAATCAGAGATATACTACTCTACAGTAATCAGAGGTATACTACTCTACAGTAATCAGAGGTATACTACTCTACTCAGAGATATACTACTCTACAGTAATCAGAGATATACTACTCTACAGTAATCAGAGGTATACTACTCTACAGTAATCAGAGATATACTACTCTACTCATAGATATACTACTATACAGTAATCATAGATATACTACTCTACTCTAACCAGAGATATACTATACTACTCCAGTAACTGATATATGTAACTATATGTGACTAGTAATCTCTGACAGTACTCTAGTAACTGATATATGTAACTATATGTGTCCAGTAATCCCCGACAGTACTCTAGTAACTGATATATGTAACTATATGTGTCCAGTAATCCCCGACAGTACTCAAGTAACTGATATATGTAACTATATGTGTCCAGTAATCCCCGACAGTACTCAAGTAACTGATATATGTAACTATATGTGTCCAGTAATCCCCGACAGTACTCTAGTAACTGATATATGTAAGTATATGTGTCCAGTAATCCCCGACAGTACTCTAGTAACTGATATATGTAACTATATGTGTCCAGTAATCCCCGACAGTACTCTAGTAACTGATATATGTAACTATATTTGTCCAGTAATCCCTGACAGTACTCCAGTAACTGATATATGTAACCCTTGTTTCTATATTTTAGACGTTCCTTCTAACGGTCTCTACTTCCTGACGTATGAATACCTCAAAAACTTTCTGACTCCTGAGGGTCAGAGGTGAGTAACCATGGTAACCGTGGGGAAGCTTACCGTTCCTGTGGGTCCGCTGGTTGTAATAtgtgtttctgaatgtgtgtctctgtgtgtgtgtctccgtgtgtctctgtgtgtcttcgtgtgtctgcgtgtgtcagCGTCTCTCAGCTCAGCACTCCCAGAATCCTCCTGGCCGGAGGCGTCGCAGGGATATTAAACTGGACCATCGCTCTGCCTCCAGACGTCCTAAAATCTAACTTccagacaggtaacacacacacacatacacacacacacacacacacacacacacacaaacacacacacagagacacacacacacacacacacacacacacacacacacacacacacacacacacacacaccagagatggggactcgagtctgagactcggactcgagtcgcacttaagtcgcacaaacagctgacttcagacttgactcggactcgacccaaaagacttcagactcgagctccgagactcgtcaacaacctgttttcatgcaattattgctttttaaatctaaatttattcatgtatttctattttcttttattggtgcatatacgttggggaaacgtatgacgagctgcatgtcccctgccctttgccataatgtgcaatgtAACACATGCTCCATGTcttatgtgtgtgcattcacatataaaaatacattgacatggcgacaccaagtcctcctggagttgggccttttctcattagtttagctttcaataacttggtaaacagtggcagtaagctaacagctacatgctagGTGTGAAGCACCAAGAtcaatgatgccggatcaacaacgtcaaacttcatcaggcatctccaaATGCACCCAGATTGGTCAGTCACTCAAACGCTAAGAAAGTgaaacgttacatttagcatatatcaccacaggtaacaagctaaccatcactaagtgttgtgctaatgctggaaACAGGCAGATTGTATCtatatagttagtagttgctgaggctcagacatccatggtgcACAGGAAGCGGGAcacacggatccatctccccaggaacaaacgctgtgtcgggggggggtaaactcatgtgatgcgtaattgatcccgtggatgatttgtaggttattaagtagggctgaaacgattcctcgaataactcgaatcattcgattacaaaaaatcctcaaagcaaaattctttgcctcgaagcttcgttaaatcaatgtaattaaggttgtacggctcactgtgtttctgcacggaggattattactagcgcacacaacacgttgacgcttctgtggacacaagactgacggcccagattccaaatgaacgaagacgaaaatagcgagggtctaagagaagagacaggcgagagaaaacgacagaaagtttgggattattttaagctgcaaacatgctgctacatcatctcagtagaaaacatccagtgtactcatccattccacagaGCCAACCCGACAccaggtagctaactaacgtctgctgctctcgtccaccgcgctgttttacacaactagcctacagcatgctactctgctaatagccatgttatacacaactagcctacagcatgctactctgctaatagccatgttatacacaactagcctacagcatgctactctgctaatagccatgttatacacaactagcctacagcatgctactctgctaatagccatgttatacacaactagcctacagcatgctactctgctaatagccatgttttacacaactagcctacagcatgctactctgctaatagccatgttatacacaactagcctacagcatgctactctgctaatagccatgttatacacaactagcctacagcatgctactctgctaatagccatgtttatacacaactagcctacagcatgctactctgctaatagccatgttttacacaactagcctacagcatgctactctgctaatagccatgttatacacaactagcctacagcatgctactctgctaatagccatgttttacacaactagcctacagcatgctactctgctaatagccatgttttacacaactagcctacagcatgctactctgctaatagccatgtttatacacaactagcctacagcatgctactctgctaatagccatgttttacacaactagcctacagcatgctactctgctaatagccatgttatacacaactagcctacagcatgctactctgctaatagccatgttttacacaactagcctacagcatgctactctgctaatagccatgttatacacaactagcctacagcatgctactctgctaatagccatgttatacacaactagcctacagcatgctactctgcaaatagccatgttatacacaactagcctacagcatgctactctgctaatagccatgttatacacaactagcctacagcatgctactctgcaaatagccatgttttaccaacGAGCTAAAACGAGAgatgtcggtttgtagtctgtttattagtttgctactaatctttggaaacttagctgctgccggagacaaaccggctcctccccccagcatggccacttaatatgcacgtgaatgacatcatcatgccggtgatgtctgcgtTCTTTATTATTTCTCCTCACTGTGTAttagccttcttaaaatgtgtcccccagaacagtgtagttgaacaGCCCTGCTATAAGCTTTGTACCGTCACATctaccctctggttagtgaacagctctttacatatccagtgcaaagagccagaggcaggAAGGGAAGGGGGCGAAAActattaacatttgggccaccaaaaatgtacttttttttaagggtCTTGGaacttggcaataaaaaatgttgctttttctaaaaaaaaaaggatatataaaaactatatatacaaaagacaggtttccttttttttagtaaacatcaataataaatatttactatagctgtttactaagtatttcttatccaattacttgattaatcaatggaataatcggtagaatacttgattactaaaataatcgatagctgcagccctactattaagtgaacaaggtgtacacggtccaccaaacactgggccgtcttgactgtcttcattctgcacatatttctgtcgctgtagtcctatttactatttcattatttcatccctGCGTGACGCAGCAgatcacctgccgtggagacgctggtgTCTCCCTCACGCTGGACTCAGtctcactgagcctactaacacttagaaaataaatggcattacatcagtgagttcatactgctgaTTGTGCGTAATGTgaactgacactgagatgcatacatgcatgttctgtaactggtgtggcaatgccacttttctcttgatttccacttcgacattagactttttttgagtgaaagagacgttacatttagcatatatcctcacaggtaacaagctaaccatcgctaagtgttgtgctaatgctgggaacaggcagaaTGTATCTTTATacttgtatccatatgatgtgacagacttatgttaatatttcaccaggtcagagggctagagggacgtgttagaccccataaagttattcTACAACTGAtgttgatactggactgtatggatggctacaggacatgctatgatactggactgtatggatggagctacaggacatgctatgatactggactgtatggatggagctacaggacatgctatgatactggactgtatggatggtagctacaggacatgctatgatactggactgtatggatggagctacaggacatgctatgatactggactgtatggatggtagctacaggacatgctatgatactggactgtatggatggagctacaggacagataggtgttagggacagatcagatggccagagactggagactggacttggacttccacaaaatgacttgtgaacatctctgacacacacatacacacacatatacacacacacacacacacacacacacacacacacacacacacacacacacacacacacacacacacacacacacacacacacacacacacactcacacacacacacacacacacagacacacacacacacacacacacacacacacacacacacacacacacacacacacacacacacactcacacacacacacacacacacacacacacacacacacacacacacacacacacactcacacacacacacacacacacacacacacacacacacacactcacacacacacacacacacacacacacacacacacacacacacacacacacacacacacacacacacacacacacacacacacacacacacacacacacacacacactctctcacacacacacacacacacacacacacacacaaacacacacacacacagacacatttcatttagctgacacctTTATCCAAAGAGACAGATAAGTGCATTCAACAAACTCCGTACAGCATTAATCACAGAGAAGAcgtacattagcttcaaataagaCAAACTacaaagaaagtgtgtgtgtgtgtgtgtgtgtgtgtgtgtgtgtgtgtgtgtgtgtgtgtgtgtgtgtgttttactgctTCTACAGTCAGacatgtattacagttttttacaatcactttgctactaatttcagaaccttgacgtcatttttcaaaactagacacaaaactcaaaacgatcatcacttgtaacaggctgtccaatgttcaaatcattacatcattcattcatatctttaaagacatattgcacaatcattggttaaaaaaactAGTTGattgtgaaataccattgaaacgttacttcagatcagccacacacacacaagctacccatagattcactgggtcatcgttcgtacaatcattaaatattgtagtacaaaataggtgatacatgtttcattatggtactagatgtaaatacatccctgtaaaagtactgcagtagtagagagaatactaaagacaaacctgaaatgtattgatgaaaaacaatacagtacgaTCACGAACATAGGTTTATTtgaatcaaagcaaaataattacctaggaaatagaaaagaaaagacagtactgtaaaacatcaaatgcAATGTTCCTCAACttgcttgtactgtaaaaagcGAAACAAAGAAGTGATTACTGTACTTCTACATATTCATCAACTCCGTCTTGTGGATTTGGGCGCAGGTTCTCATCTACATCGCAATTAGCCAAACAACTTGGAAAAAACCTTCGGGCATGGCGAACAATGTGGTACgagtatatataagtatatgtatttatacagtatatatataaagtatatatctcAGTCATCAGTAACGAGTTGGCAGAATTGGAcaagcaattccaagggcctgcatgcatacagtgcagtactgcCAATATTGTAAATAGTCtcaaaggtagtacatgggaccatagaaacagcgtctaatatacagtagtacattacagtaaaggtagtatatgggaccatagaaactgtctgataaacagtagtacattacagtaaaggtagtacatgggaccatagaaactgtctgataaacagtagtacattacagtaaaggtagtacatgggaccatagaaactgtctgataaacagtagtacattacagtaaaggtagtacatgggaccatagaaacagtgtctaatatacagtagtacattacagtaaaggtagtacattgGACCATAGAAactgtctgataaacagtagtacatgaCAGTAAAGAaggatgatgaaatattacatccatagatcatgtagtctaattggttcatgctccacgctaattggtgacaatgaatctggttatcttgaaactttcatgatctaaacatggaatattgttGTTCCTGTTTCGATACAACTATGCATTAAGAGTACTGCAACAGTTACTCATCATTTTGATCAGTTGTATCGATTGATAGTTAGatcattgtaatgaaatgaatagacaatcatctgaaatgtaatgtgtgaattacTTTTTGAAGtagtagtactttgatgttaagttgtgtcatattgaacagctgatctttgttaaatgaacaaatgatctttggtttatgtgGATTGTATCCAAGGAACTGATAAAAGggttagagttttgaaaaatgatgtcaaggttctgaaattagtgccaaagtgattgtaaaaaactgtattgCTGCTGGCACTCTGTGCAGATTAACGTGTCTGCTGGTGGGCGTAATGTTGCTCTGCACACAGCTTAGTCATGAGCAAACTGCTTCCCTTTATTTCATTTCCTcacattcagtgtgtgtgtgtgtgtgtgtgtgtgtgtgtgtgtgtgtgtgtgtgtgtgtgtgtgtgtgtgtgtgtgtgtgtgtgtgtgtgtgtgtgtgtgtgtgtgtgtgtgtgtgtgtgtgtgtgtgtgtgtgtgtgtgtgtgtgtgtgtgtgtgtgtgtgtgtgtgtctctgtgtgtgtgtgtagctggagATGGGAAGTATCGAGGTCTGCTGGATGTTTTGAGGACTCTGCTCCGAGAGGAAGGACCTCGAGCGCTCTTCAAAGGATTCAACGCCGTCTTTCTACGAGCCTTTCCTGCAAACGCCGTAAATATTTACTCCGATACTTCTCTGTACTCTGATACTTCTATATTTACTCTGATACTTCTGTCATTACTCTGATACTTCTTTGTACTCCGATACTTCTATATTTACTTGAATACTTCTATTTACTCTGATACTTCTGTCTGTACTCTGATACTTCTGCTCTTGTTCTTCCTGATAACTTCTAACCCGTCAACGTTATCTTTCTTTATTCCTGTTTATATCTCTgaaccacttcctgtttcctgtaggcctgtttatatctctgaaccacttcctgtctcctgcaGGCCTGTTTCCTGGGCTTCGAGGTGGCGTTGAAGGGGCTCAACACGCTGGCGCCCGGCTGGTGAATGAAGTTCGAGTTAGGGTTAGCtaagtcatatatatatatatatatatatatatatatatatatatatatatatatatatgttttctgacattttacttttaatttgacAAATCAAGCTTTTagatttttctctctttctgagaGACCTGAACGCAGAAACTTTTTAATGTATGAATCTGAGATCTGAGCCTTTCTCACTTTTTAAGAGTTTACAAACTGTTTGTGATGTTTGTAACATGTCttctaatgaatgaatgaatgtttttaatctccgtatatatatatatatgatcctacaatgtataaatataaataaatataagatcctacaatgtataaatatatatttatatatatatatatatatatatatatatatctaagaTCCTACagtgtataaatataaataaatataagatcctacaatgtataaatataaatatatataagatTCTACAaggtataaatataaataaatataagatCTTACAAtgcataaatataaatatatctaaGATCCTACAAggtataaatataaatgtgtctAAGATCCTACagtgtataaatataaat
The sequence above is drawn from the Sander vitreus isolate 19-12246 unplaced genomic scaffold, sanVit1 ctg287_0, whole genome shotgun sequence genome and encodes:
- the LOC144513562 gene encoding mitochondrial carnitine/acylcarnitine carrier protein is translated as MVTEERVSPLKNFVSGGVAGACLLLAGHPLDTIKVRLQTQPKASCSQLVLYTGTYDCFRKTLSKEGVLGLYKGMGAPLAGVAPMMAISFFGFGLGKQLQAEDDKPLMNSQIFLSGCLAGVFTTAIVAPGERIKCLLQVQASGGRSKYSGPIDCAVRLYKEQGLRSVYKGTVLTLIRDVPSNGLYFLTYEYLKNFLTPEGQSVSQLSTPRILLAGGVAGILNWTIALPPDVLKSNFQTAGDGKYRGLLDVLRTLLREEGPRALFKGFNAVFLRAFPANAACFLGFEVALKGLNTLAPGW